In Lonchura striata isolate bLonStr1 chromosome 18, bLonStr1.mat, whole genome shotgun sequence, one genomic interval encodes:
- the FZD10 gene encoding frizzled-10, whose amino-acid sequence MGPAAGGAALLLCWLSGCCAAIGSMDIERPGDGRCQPIEIPMCKDIGYNMTRMPNLMGHENQREAAIQLHEFAPLVEYGCHSHLKFFLCSLYAPMCTEQVSTPIPACRVMCEQARLKCSPIMEQFNFKWPDSLDCSKLPKKNDPNYLCMEAPNNGSDEPPRGSSMLPPMFRPQRPSGGHDLQQHKDSLSRASCENPGKFHHVEKSASCAPLCTPGVDVYWSRDDKRFAVIWIAIWSILCFFSSAFTVLTFLIDPQRFKYPERPIIFLSMCYCVYSVGYIIRLFSGAESIACDRDSGQLYVIQEGLESTGCTIVFLVLYYFGMASSLWWVILTLTWFLAAGKKWGHEAIEANSSYFHLAAWAIPAVKTIMILVMRRVAGDELTGLCYVGSMDVNALTGFVLIPLACYLIIGTSFILSGFVALFHIRRVMKTGGENTDKLEKLMVRIGVFSVLYTVPATCVIACYFYERLNMDYWKIVATQQKCKMNNQTKNLDCMMSNSIPAVEIFMVKIFMLLVVGITSGMWIWTSKTLQSWQNVCSRRLKKRSRRKPASVITSSGIYKKPQHPQKTHLAKYESTLQPPTCV is encoded by the coding sequence ATGGGCCCGgcggccggcggcgccgcgctgctgctctgctggctcagCGGCTGCTGCGCGGCCATCGGCTCCATGGACATCGAGCGGCCCGGCGACGGCCGCTGCCAGCCCATCGAGATCCCCATGTGCAAGGACATCGGCTACAACATGACGAGGATGCCGAACCTGATGGGGCACGAGAACCAAAGGGAAGCCGCCATTCAGCTGCACGAGTTTGCCCCCTTGGTGGAGTACGGGTGCCACAGCCATCTGAAATTTTTCCTGTGCTCCCTCTATGCCCCGATGTGCACGGAGCAGGTTTCTACCCCGATCCCAGCCTGCAGGGTGATGTGCGAGCAGGCGAGGCTGAAGTGCTCCCCGATCATGGAGCAGTTCAATTTCAAGTGGCCGGACTCCTTGGACTGCAGCAAGCTGCCCAAAAAGAACGACCCCAATTACCTGTGCATGGAAGCCCCCAACAACGGGTCGGACGAGCCACCCAGGGGCTCCAGCATGCTGCCGCCCATGTTTCGTCCCCAGCGGCCCAGCGGCGGCCACgatctgcagcagcacaaggacagCCTGAGCAGAGCGTCCTGCGAAAATCCTGGCAAGTTCCACCATGTGGAAAAGAGCGCTTCCTGCGCGCCGCTCTGCACGCCAGGGGTTGATGTTTACTGGAGCAGGGATGACAAACGGTTTGCTGTCATTTGGATTGCCATCTGGTCCATCCTGTGCTTCTTCTCCAGCGCTTTCACTGTGCTCACTTTTCTCATAGATCCTCAGCGTTTCAAGTACCCCGAGAGACCCATCATCTTCCTGTCCATGTGCTACTGCGTCTACTCGGTGGGGTACATCATCCGCCTCTTCTCGGGCGCCGAGAGCATCGCGTGTGACAGGGACAGCGGCCAGCTCTATGTcatccaggaggggctggagagcacCGGCTGCACCATCGTGTTCCTGGTTCTCTATTACTTTGGCATGGCCAGCTCCCTGTGGTGGGTGATCCTGACCTTGACCTGGTTCCTGGCGGCTGGGAAGAAGTGGGGGCACGAGGCGATCGAGGCCAACAGCAGCTACTTCCACCTGGCGGCGTGGGCCATCCCGGCCGTGAAGACCATCATGATCCTGGTGATGAGGAGGGTGGCTGGAGACGAGCTGACAGGGCTCTGCTATGTCGGCAGCATGGATGTGAACGCCTTGACGGGGTTTGTGCTCATTCCTTTGGCTTGTTACCTAATCATTGGCacttcttttattctttctggGTTTGTGGCCCTTTTTCATATCAGGAGGGTGATGAAAACAGGTGGAGAGAACACCGACAAGTTGGAGAAACTTATGGTCAGGATTGGTGTCTTCTCAGTCTTGTACACTGTGCCTGCAACTTGCGTGATAGCTTGCTATTTTTATGAGAGACTGAACATGGATTATTGGAAAATAGTGGCAACTCAACAGAAATGCAAGATGAACAATCAGACTAAAAATTTAGACTGCATGATGAGTAACTCTATCCCAGCAGTAGAAATTTTTATGGTCAAAATTTTTATGTTATTAGTTGTGGGCATTACTAGTGGCATGTGGATCTGGACTTCCAAGACTCTTCAATCCTGGCAAAATGTTTGTAGTCGGAGATTAAAGAAGAGAAGTAGGAGAAAACCTGCAAGTGTTATTACGAGTAGTGGAATCTACAAAAAACCTCAGCATCCACAGAAAACTCACCTTGCAAAATATGAATCAACATTACAACCGCCCACTTGTGTGTGA